A genomic region of Candidatus Omnitrophota bacterium contains the following coding sequences:
- a CDS encoding DNA cytosine methyltransferase, which produces MPNKKYGFYEFFAGGGMARLGLGRQWRCLFANDNSEKKAQAYRRNFPENGEMLAKDVARITLADLPGRPHLAWASFPCQDLSLAGERGGLNGRRSGTFWPFWNLMKSMSNSGRRVPIIVLENVVGAITSNSGRDFHTLFGVLNDEDYRVGPLIMDAVHFLPQSRPRLFIVAFDKNIALPNRMHNQEPCDMWHGKSLEKIRQTLPPDRRNDWLWWRLPEPPPRSIQLADLIEDRPPDAPWHTPAETQRLLDMMSEINIAKVHQAQSQGRRIIGTVYRRTRFGGDGRMEQRAEARFDQISGCLRTPAGGSSRQIILLVEGDRIQSRLLSAREAARLMGVPDAYKLPDNYNEAYHLMGDGLAVPVVSWLEKHLLRRLIQADKRLTEAA; this is translated from the coding sequence ATGCCTAATAAGAAATACGGTTTCTATGAATTCTTCGCAGGAGGCGGCATGGCCCGCCTGGGACTCGGACGCCAATGGCGATGCCTCTTCGCCAACGACAATTCCGAAAAGAAAGCGCAAGCCTACCGCCGCAATTTCCCCGAAAATGGAGAAATGCTCGCCAAGGATGTAGCGCGCATCACTCTCGCCGACCTTCCCGGCCGCCCCCATCTGGCTTGGGCCTCCTTCCCCTGCCAGGATCTCTCTCTCGCGGGCGAGCGCGGGGGGCTTAATGGACGGCGCAGCGGAACCTTTTGGCCTTTTTGGAATCTTATGAAATCCATGTCGAACAGCGGCCGCCGCGTTCCTATTATCGTCCTGGAAAACGTCGTTGGCGCCATCACGTCCAATTCGGGACGTGATTTCCACACTCTTTTCGGAGTATTGAACGACGAAGACTATCGCGTAGGTCCCCTGATTATGGACGCTGTTCATTTTCTGCCCCAATCGCGGCCTCGGCTTTTCATCGTCGCCTTCGACAAGAATATCGCGCTTCCAAACCGGATGCATAACCAAGAGCCTTGCGATATGTGGCATGGGAAATCATTGGAAAAAATCCGTCAAACCTTGCCGCCGGACCGGCGAAACGATTGGCTCTGGTGGCGGCTGCCCGAACCGCCGCCCCGCTCCATCCAACTCGCGGATCTTATCGAAGATCGTCCGCCGGATGCGCCCTGGCATACGCCTGCGGAAACTCAGCGGCTATTGGATATGATGTCCGAAATCAATATCGCCAAGGTCCATCAAGCCCAATCCCAAGGCCGACGCATCATTGGAACCGTTTATCGGCGCACCCGCTTTGGCGGCGACGGGCGCATGGAGCAACGCGCCGAAGCGCGTTTCGATCAAATCAGCGGCTGCCTGCGCACTCCAGCGGGCGGCTCCAGCCGCCAGATCATTCTCCTCGTCGAAGGCGATCGCATTCAATCCCGACTTCTCTCCGCCCGCGAAGCGGCGCGTCTTATGGGTGTTCCCGACGCCTATAAGCTGCCGGACAATTACAATGAAGCCTACCACCTCATGGGCGACGGCCTCGCCGTTCCCGTGGTCTCCTGGCTGGAGAAACATTTGTTGCGCCGTCTTATCCAGGCGGATAAGCGCCTGACGGAGGCGGCCTGA
- a CDS encoding very short patch repair endonuclease — MDNLTPDIRRQTMSRVRSKDTKPEWVVRRLVHSMGYRYRLHRADLPGKPDLVFPKYRKAIFVNGCFWHGHQCRAGRNRPASNKDYWLPKLEKNKTRDRSHYRRLRKMGWGIMVIWECQIKKTEVLKKRIRRFLGAGADA, encoded by the coding sequence ATGGACAACCTTACCCCCGACATACGCAGACAAACGATGTCCCGCGTGCGCAGCAAGGACACCAAGCCCGAATGGGTCGTGCGGCGCCTGGTTCATAGCATGGGCTATCGCTACCGTTTACATCGCGCCGATCTACCGGGCAAGCCCGACCTCGTTTTTCCCAAATACCGCAAAGCGATTTTCGTCAACGGCTGTTTTTGGCATGGCCATCAATGCCGCGCGGGACGGAACCGCCCCGCTTCCAACAAAGATTACTGGCTGCCGAAACTGGAAAAAAACAAAACCCGCGACCGATCCCATTACCGGAGATTGCGTAAAATGGGCTGGGGGATTATGGTGATTTGGGAATGCCAGATCAAGAAAACCGAAGTGCTGAAAAAACGAATTCGCCGTTTCTTGGGAGCCGGTGCGGATGCCTAA